The Phormidium sp. PBR-2020 DNA segment TTTAACGGACGTCCTGGACAAACCTATAACGTTGGCGGCAACAATGAAGTCAAAAACTTAGATCTTGTCCATCTCCTCTGCAACTTAATGGATGAAATGGCCCCTCAACTGCCGGTTCGTCCAAGTCAAGAGTTGATAACATTTGTCCGCGATCGCCCCGGACATGATCGGCGCTATGCCATCAACGCCAGTAAAATCAAGACCGAACTGGGATGGCAACCATCAGTTACCGTCGAAGAGGGATTACGCCGCACGGTGAGCTGGTATCTCAGTCATGAGGACTGGTGGAAACCCTTACTCTCAGAAGAGTACCGAAACTACTACGACCAGGTTTATGGAGCCGAGTCTGGCCTGGCTTCTAGCTGAACCGAGAGACTACCATGAAGAAAGGGGACTTCTCTTAAAGTGTCAAAAGTCATCTCCTTTCTTCTATAACTTGGGATAAGTTGGATATGTCTCATACTCTTCTCATACCCGTCAAACGACGGATACAACGACTGAGTAGTCAGGTTCCTTTACGTCTTATTTTAGTGGTTCCCTTTCTCCTGGAAATCAGCTTAATTGTGGGCTTAACCGGCTGGTTTTCCTTGCGTAAGGGTCGTCAAGCGGTTCATAATCTCGTTAGCCAACTGGCCCAGGAAAAGAGCGATCGCATTGAAACGGAAATTGCTAAGTTTCTTGAAATTCCCTTGACGGTTAATCAGATTACTGCTAGGGCAGTTGCGCGCGATCGCATTGACGTGAGCAATGTTCGCAACCTGCAACCCCTATTGTGGGACCAACTGCAAACGTTTCCCTCAATTAATAGTATTGGCTTTGGAGATGCCAATCAGGGTCATTTTATTGGGGTGGCTTCACGAAATATCGATGAGGAAACCCACTATTATATTGAATATGCTGACGAAGCAACCGAGGGAAACTTCATCAGTTTCTCAGTGGATGTTTTGGGACGAATGACCACCGGCCGTCTCATGCAAGAGGATTTCGACGCTCGCGATCGCCCTTGGTATCAACGAACCATCGGTTTAGGTCATAGTAACTGGAGTCCACTCTATATTCCTATCAGTCAGAGCGCCGATAACTCACTGGCGATTACTGCATCTCAACCCGTTTACGATGAACGTCAGACTCTATTAGGAGTGACTACCGTTACCCTACAACTGCACTATATTAGTACCGTTCTTAAACAACTTGATATTGACTATGACGGACAAGCCTATATTGTGGACTCCACCGGTCAACTCATCGGCATTTCCGACGGCACAGATCCTCTCAATTCCATCACGCCCAATCCAGACTATCCTGGACGGTTTCTACGTCCTTATGCTCGCAATAGTAACCAAAGTATTATTGCCAAATCTGCACAATACTTAGAAGCAAGATTTGGTCATTGGAGCCAGATTACAGAACAAAAAAATCTCCACCTTAAAACTGACACCGAAAATTACTTTTTACAAGTTCGCTTAATTCGTGATAACTATGGTGTGCGTTGGCGGAGTATTGTCATTGTTCCCGAATCGAACTTCATGGGAGAAATTGAGGCCAACCAACGTCTAACCTTGATTTTATGTGCGATCGCCCTCATGATTGCCGCCGGACTGGGTTGGCTGACGGCCCGCTGGCTAACTCGTCCCCTTTTAGAACTCAGTGAAATCAGTCAGGACATTGCCCATGGGAAACGCGATCGCCCGATTCCAAACGGAGGAATCCGAGAAATTAGTCAACTGTCAGACTCCTTTAGGGAAATGGCTCAACAACTGCAAACCTCCTTTGATATTCTCGAAGATAAGGTAACCGAACGGACGGCCCAACTCCAAGAAGCCAAACAAGTTGCCGACGCCGCCAATGCTGCTAAAAGCAAATTTATTGCCAACATGAGCCATGAACTGAGGACTCCTCTAAATGGGGTTCTTGGCTACGCCCAAATCTTAATGCACTCTCAACATTTAACCACTTTAGAAGTCAAACAACTTAACTCCCTTTATAATTGTGGAAATCATCTGCTTAACTTAATTAACGACATTTTAGATTTTGCCAAAATCGAAGTAGGTGAACTGAGTATCAACCCCAAAATTACCAACTTTGAAAAATTATTAGAAACTGTTATTGAAATATGCCAAGTCAAAGCCGAAGAAAAATCACTCAACTTAAGAATTTTTCGCTCCTCAGGACTTCCACCCTATATTGTTATTGATGATAAACGCTTAAAGCAAGTCCTCATCAATCTCTTGGGAAATGCAATTAAATTCACGGAGCTGGGTGGAGATGTTGAGTTTCGGATTGAGACAATTTCCTCCTCAACCACAAATCCCTCCTCAGAGGTTGACTCAGTTCAAGTTAAATTTGAAATCCAGGACACAGGCATTGGCATTGCCAGCTCAGACCTCGATCGTATTTTCCATCCCTTTGAACAAGTGAGTACTCCAGAGCGCAATACAGAGGGAACCGGTTTAGGATTGGTGATTGTTCAAGAACTTCTCCATCAGATGGGAACCCATCTTCAGGTAGAATCACAACTGGGATTGGGCAGTCGCTTTTGTTTTAATTTAAATCTAGATATTGACCTTTGTGGACCCATCGGCAACTCTAGAGAACCCGTGACCGCTGAAACGAAGGAACAACTCACGATCGTCAACCGTTCAGCAGACCCCAATCAACTTCCCGCACAGTCTCATCTAGCCGAACTCTTGCATTTAGCCAAGCGGGGCAGTTTAAATCGCTTGAGTCACGCCCTAGATAGCATAGAACTAGAAGATTCAAGCCTTGCAGACTTTTGTCAGCACTATCGTCACCTGAGCCAAACCTTCCAAGTTCGCCAACTGGTTGAGGAACTCACCCAGGATCTTGAACTCAAGTCCGCATCTGACGCAACGCCAGACCGATTAAGCTAACGGTACAGTAAGATGGGATAACATAAGAAACACCTGCTAAACTCTGCTGAATTTTTGTGTTAGGGTTCTACAAAAACCTATGAAATTTCATATTCAATCGGACAGCGACATTCCCGCCTCCAACCAACTCTTTAATCAAATTCGCTTTGCGATCGCCTCCCGTCAGTTTCCCCCCGGACATCGGCTTCCCAGTACTCGGCAACTGGCGATGCAGACTGGCTTACACCGCAACACCATCAGTAAAGTCTACCGCCAACTCGAAGACATTGGTCTCGTGGAAGCTCAAGCCGGTTCCGGGATTTACGTTCGCGCTCAGGGCCACGAAGGGGGAGGAACCCACCTGAGTTCTCCCATCTGGGCCCAATATCCCGAGGCCCACGATGTCATCAAACGCAGCCTAGATGAACTCCTCAACAAAGGCTGTTCCCTCAACGAAGCGCGAGAGTTATTTCTCGGCGAGATTGACTGGCGGTTACGCTGTAGCGCCCGAGTTCTGGTGACGGCCCCCCTCCAGGATATTGGTGTGGGAGAGTTGATGTCCCAAGAACTCGAACAGGCCCTAAAAATTCCCGTCCAATTGGTTCCCATGGAAGAGTTGTCGGAAGTTCTCGACAAGGCGCACTCAGGAACCGTCGT contains these protein-coding regions:
- a CDS encoding GntR family transcriptional regulator produces the protein MKFHIQSDSDIPASNQLFNQIRFAIASRQFPPGHRLPSTRQLAMQTGLHRNTISKVYRQLEDIGLVEAQAGSGIYVRAQGHEGGGTHLSSPIWAQYPEAHDVIKRSLDELLNKGCSLNEARELFLGEIDWRLRCSARVLVTAPLQDIGVGELMSQELEQALKIPVQLVPMEELSEVLDKAHSGTVVTSRYFIGEAESVAAPKAVRVIPIDIYDYAKETELVKELAKDSCLGLVSISSGLLRAAEVIVHSLRGDELLVITTELGNTYKLNAMVRSARTIICDRASLDAVKTAIQAAREDLIRPPQVTCFENYISSKSIELLKRELGLD
- a CDS encoding HAMP domain-containing protein — protein: MSHTLLIPVKRRIQRLSSQVPLRLILVVPFLLEISLIVGLTGWFSLRKGRQAVHNLVSQLAQEKSDRIETEIAKFLEIPLTVNQITARAVARDRIDVSNVRNLQPLLWDQLQTFPSINSIGFGDANQGHFIGVASRNIDEETHYYIEYADEATEGNFISFSVDVLGRMTTGRLMQEDFDARDRPWYQRTIGLGHSNWSPLYIPISQSADNSLAITASQPVYDERQTLLGVTTVTLQLHYISTVLKQLDIDYDGQAYIVDSTGQLIGISDGTDPLNSITPNPDYPGRFLRPYARNSNQSIIAKSAQYLEARFGHWSQITEQKNLHLKTDTENYFLQVRLIRDNYGVRWRSIVIVPESNFMGEIEANQRLTLILCAIALMIAAGLGWLTARWLTRPLLELSEISQDIAHGKRDRPIPNGGIREISQLSDSFREMAQQLQTSFDILEDKVTERTAQLQEAKQVADAANAAKSKFIANMSHELRTPLNGVLGYAQILMHSQHLTTLEVKQLNSLYNCGNHLLNLINDILDFAKIEVGELSINPKITNFEKLLETVIEICQVKAEEKSLNLRIFRSSGLPPYIVIDDKRLKQVLINLLGNAIKFTELGGDVEFRIETISSSTTNPSSEVDSVQVKFEIQDTGIGIASSDLDRIFHPFEQVSTPERNTEGTGLGLVIVQELLHQMGTHLQVESQLGLGSRFCFNLNLDIDLCGPIGNSREPVTAETKEQLTIVNRSADPNQLPAQSHLAELLHLAKRGSLNRLSHALDSIELEDSSLADFCQHYRHLSQTFQVRQLVEELTQDLELKSASDATPDRLS